One Oncorhynchus kisutch isolate 150728-3 linkage group LG13, Okis_V2, whole genome shotgun sequence DNA window includes the following coding sequences:
- the LOC109901851 gene encoding frizzled-6 — MIPRLVWVCLALIGARSCHAHSLFTCEPIKVHRCLGMLYNMTFFPNMMAHYDQDIAASRMEPFMPLVNLRCSPDVHHFLCQAFIPACTEDTKVIQPCRDLCEKVRSDCRKDIGTFGITWPPELQCDRLEYCLYSPDGSVLPPTRLTTPKTSLSAKRDMGFWCPLQLKTRPGQGSTFLGAGDCAPPCSNMYFKPHEIEFAKTFIGVCSIVCLCATLFTFLTFLIDVKRFRYPERPIIFYAVCYSFVSLIYFIGFLLGNNASCNKAVHPAAMDTVVLGSQSKGCTLLFMLLYFFSLAGIVWWVILTITWFLAAGPKWSCEAIEKKAVWFHSAAWGIPGALTVMLLALNKVEGDNISGVCFVGLYDLDALRYFVLAPLCIGVVVGLSLLLAGIVSLNNVRQVIQHDERNQEKLKKFMIRIGVFSGLYLVPLVTLQGCYIYEQSQRSTWENTWINDRCQEYSIPCSHKTTESGRPDLSLFLIKYLMTLVVGISAVFWVSSKKTCSEWAFFFNRTRKKDPISESRRVLQESCEFFLKHNSRVQHKKNHYNPGSHKLKVISKSMGTSTGASATGNHCTSAVDNHEAIRGQASFSEARGSSDASAREKLERGSSTRGSRLGERDRERQPSGQALSGGKERAERRSKKGSSSKVSSRSESFHRVPEGRMTPRSEQSETRQMPSGQHLALSHSHSGSAKGSVPHLVRQLPEEKKEKDNSC; from the exons ATGATACCTAGGCTGGTCTGGGTGTGCCTGGCACTGATAGGGGCGAGGAGCTGCCACGCCCACAGTCTGTTTACCTGTGAACCCATCAAGGTGCATCGCTGCCTGGGGATGCTCTACAACATGACCTTCTTCCCCAACATGATGGCGCACTATGACCAGGACATAGCAGCCAGCAGGATGGAG CCCTTCATGCCGTTGGTCAATCTGCGCTGCTCTCCAGACGTACATCACTTCCTGTGTCAGGCCTTTATCCCAGCATGCACTGAGGACACCAAAGTGATCCAGCCATGTCGTGACCTGTGTGAGAAAGTGAGGTCAGACTGCAGGAAGGACATCGGCACCTTCGGCATCACCTGGCCTCCGGAGCTGCAGTGCGACAG ATTGGAGTATTGCCTCTACTCTCCTGATGGCTCAGTCCTGCCACCAACCAGACTGACCACACCCAAGACCTCTCTGTCTGCCAAGAGGGACATGGGCTTCTGGTGCCCCCTTCAGCTGAAGACCCGACCCGGCCAGGGATCCACGTTCCTGGGTGCCGGGGACTGCGCTCCCCCTTGCTCCAACATGTACTTCAAGCCCCATGAGATCGAGTTCGCCAAGACCTTCATCGGGGTGTGCTCCATCGTCTGCCTCTGCGCCACGCTCTTCACCTTCCTCACCTTCCTCATCGATGTCAAACGCTTCCGCTACCCCGAACGGCCAATCATCTTCTACGCCGTGTGCTACAGCTTCGTGTCGCTCATCTACTTCATTGGCTTCCTGCTGGGGAACAATGCATCCTGCAACAAG GCGGTGCACCCGGCTGCCATGGACACGGTGGTGCTGGGCTCCCAGAGTAAAGGCTGCACGTTACTCTTCATGCTACTCTACTTCTTCTCCCTGGCCGGCATCGTCTGGTGGGTCATCCTCACCATCACCTGGTTCCTGGCCGCCGGGCCCAAGTGGAGCTGCGAGGCCATCGAGAAGAAGGCGGTGTGGTTCCACTCTGCCGCCTGGGGGATCCCCGGAGCACTAACTGTCATGCTACTTGCTCTCAACAAGGTGGAGGGAGATAACATCAGCGGGGTGTGCTTCGTGGGGCTCTATGATCTGGATGCGCTGCGGTACTTTGTGCTGGCGCCACTGTGTATCGGGGTTGTGGTTGGGCTGTCTCTGCTCCTGGCTGGGATCGTGTCGCTCAACAACGTGCGTCAGGTGATCCAGCACGATGAGAGGAACCAGGAGAAGCTGAAGAAGTTTATGATCCGTATCGGAGTGTTCAGTGGTCTGTACCTGGTGCCCCTGGTCACTCTGCAGGGGTGTTATATCTATGAACAGAGCCAGCGCTCCACCTGGGAAAACACCTGGATCAATGACCGTTGCCAGGAGTACAGCATTCCCTGCTCACACAAG ACTACAGAGTCTGGTCGTCCAGACCTGTCCCTATTCCTAATTAAATACCTGATGACCCTGGTGGTTGGGATCTCAGCTGTGTTCTGGGTCAGCAGCAAGAAGACCTGCTCAGAATGGGCCTTCTTCTTCAACAGGACCAGGAAGAAAGA CCCCATTAGTGAGAGCCGAAGAGTTCTCCAGGAGTCCTGTGAGTTCTTCCTCAAACACAACAGCCGTGTCCAGCACAAGAAGAACCACTACAACCCCGGCTCCCACAAACTGAAGGTCATCTCCAAGTCCATGGGCACCAGCACCGGTGCCTCAGCCACAGGCAACCACTGCACCTCAGCAGTGGACAACCATGAGGCCATCCGGGGCCAGGCTTCTTTCTCTGAGGCCAGGGGCTCATCTGATGCCTCTGCCAGGGAGAAGCTGGAGAGGGGCAGCTCCACCCGTGGCTCCAGGctgggggagagggacagggagaggcagCCCAGTGGACAGGCCCTGtctggagggaaagagagggcagagagacgtAGTAAGAAGGGCAGCTCCAGCAAGGTTAGCAGCCGCTCAGAGAGCTTCCACAGAGTCCCAGAGGGAAG GATGACTCCCCGGAGTGAACAATCAGAGACGAGACAGATGCCCAGTGGACAGCACCTGGCTTTAAGCCACTCCCACAGCGGCAGTGCGAAAGGCTCCGTCCCTCACCTGGTTCGCCAGTTACCAGAGGAGAAAAAGGAGAAGGACAACAGCTGCTGA
- the zmp:0000000930 gene encoding telethonin, with translation MLYTHKINSLNSGDVYLVNAHCDVKEKDQEKKESYQATWLDLVMETRPEQQTTLFENDSSRKETYKQKQVAHFLVQRNPSQRIKMGTRGGMLKEYQLPYKNAIRVPIFTPSKAVPSKDLYRSPSPSEYKSIMEFETIAKGVCSDKQEIFEITKDLPKVSQPIRVNFRASSLISPTREFSHSFRG, from the exons ATGCTCTACACACACAAGATTAACAGTCTAAACAGTGGGGATGTGTATCTGGTAAATGCCCACTGCGATGTAAAGGAGAAGGACCAGGAGAAGAAGGAGTCCTACCAGGCCACTTGGTTGGACTTGGTGATGGAAACAAGACCAGAACAACA GACCACATTGTTTGAAAACGACTCCTCGAGAAAGGAGACCTACAAGCAGAAACAGGTGGCTCATTTCTTGGTCCAGAGAAACCCCAGTCAGAGGATCAAGATGGGCACAAGGGGTGGAATGCTGAAGGAGTACCAGCTGCCGTACAAGAACGCCATCCGTGTGCCCATCTTCACTCCCAGCAAAGCCGTCCCATCCAAAGACCTGTACAGATCACCTTCTCCATCAGAGTACAAGTCTATCATGGAATTTGAGACGATCGCCAAAGGAGTATGTTCAGATAAACAGGAGATTTTCGAAATCACTAAGGACTTACCTAAGGTCTCCCAACCTATCCGTGTTAACTTCAGGGCATCTAGTCTTATATCCCCAACACGTGAGTTTTCACACTCCTTCAGGGGTTGA